The following coding sequences lie in one Pontibacter sp. G13 genomic window:
- the moaC gene encoding cyclic pyranopterin monophosphate synthase MoaC — MNSDHFTHLDESGQPAMVDVSGKAVTTREAIAESRIILGPEILAKLQDGDLQTKKGPVFQTAIIAGTMAAKRTHDLIPMCHPIPIEKIKVQIVPQEPDSAVITCTVKTTGKTGVEMEALTGASVAALTIYDMCKAMSLDLEIRETRLMKKSGGKRDLDRT; from the coding sequence ATGAATTCAGATCACTTCACGCATTTGGACGAATCCGGCCAACCCGCTATGGTCGATGTGAGCGGCAAGGCTGTGACTACCCGAGAAGCCATTGCCGAGTCCCGGATCATCTTGGGGCCAGAGATTTTGGCCAAACTCCAAGACGGGGACCTCCAGACCAAGAAAGGGCCCGTTTTTCAGACCGCAATCATTGCGGGCACGATGGCTGCCAAGCGCACGCACGATCTGATCCCGATGTGCCACCCCATTCCCATCGAGAAGATCAAGGTCCAAATCGTTCCGCAGGAGCCAGATTCGGCGGTGATCACCTGTACAGTCAAGACCACTGGGAAGACCGGTGTGGAAATGGAGGCCCTAACCGGAGCGTCTGTTGCGGCACTTACGATCTATGATATGTGTAAGGCCATGTCATTGGATTTGGAGATCCGGGAGACTAGACTGATGAAGAAATCGGGCGGAAAACGCGATCTGGACAGGACTTGA
- a CDS encoding DUF5916 domain-containing protein — protein sequence MRLRFTCLLWVIMLCAPLALHAQLQTTTAHRIQDPPKIDGILDEEVWSSHPNHISTYFIETAPNNGVASEFKSEVTVLYDDEALYIGAKLHDPNPELIAKELGQRDDGDRNVDDFGICIDPFLTEQNAFIFIVTAAGVQIDMFHSDGDEDANWNAVWESDISFSEEGWFVEIEIPYMAIRFPKKDVQTWGINFGRKIQRKNDLAFWNFVDANVNGFANQFGRISGLENIKPPLRLSATPFLSGYLNRNPDENWNPAWAAGMDLKYGINESFTLDVSLVPDFGQVRSDNQVLNLGPFEVFYEENRPFFTEGTELFNKGNVFYSRRVGSSFGVLESPEEGEEIISRPNTAPLINATKLSGRTANGLGIGLFNAVTNRSYATVEDSAGNTRQIVADPLTNFNVAVLDQNLPNNSNVALVNTNVSRAMGGRNANVTLGQLSLFDKTNTWNIFARTAVSQIYERNDEDEVELDLGYAYRVSLAKVSGRFQFGVSRNVETDNYNPNDLGFLNAPNEITHAANVSFQENSPFWKLNNFRVNITAENTQTFLPREFDNFSVRLNINAQTKGFWNFGGGINARPKTNVNHFEPRTDGYVFNQPRNMAVFGWFGTDTRKPFQININGGYWSRPSWNQHDYWMGFWPRWRINNRLTIAHGLDINRRVREIGFVDKTTHESGELDEVIMGRRNLRNMLNQFTASYTFTPLLGMSVRVRHNWTQVNYTEYFGLAPTGELLETGYTGIDDDGSSENNTNFNAFTVDWVANWQFAPGSTMSLVWKYQVNHEEDYGNYNYWDNIQRIDQWPSQNSISLRVLYFLDYLDLKRWVSPKA from the coding sequence ATGAGACTGAGATTTACTTGCTTACTCTGGGTGATCATGTTGTGCGCCCCACTAGCACTTCATGCCCAACTTCAAACTACGACCGCTCATCGGATTCAAGATCCCCCCAAAATCGATGGAATACTCGATGAGGAGGTCTGGTCTTCGCATCCCAACCACATTTCCACCTATTTCATCGAAACCGCTCCCAACAACGGGGTAGCCTCTGAATTCAAGTCAGAAGTCACGGTCCTCTATGACGATGAAGCCCTATACATCGGCGCCAAACTTCACGATCCCAACCCAGAATTGATTGCCAAGGAACTCGGACAAAGGGACGATGGCGATCGCAATGTCGATGACTTCGGGATCTGCATCGACCCCTTCCTGACCGAACAGAATGCGTTCATCTTCATCGTCACCGCCGCGGGCGTGCAGATCGATATGTTCCACAGCGATGGAGATGAGGATGCCAACTGGAATGCGGTCTGGGAGAGTGACATTTCCTTTTCGGAGGAAGGCTGGTTCGTAGAGATCGAAATCCCCTACATGGCCATCCGATTTCCCAAAAAGGACGTCCAGACTTGGGGGATCAACTTCGGACGGAAGATCCAACGCAAGAACGACCTCGCATTCTGGAACTTCGTGGATGCCAACGTCAATGGATTTGCCAACCAATTCGGTCGAATCTCTGGACTGGAAAACATCAAGCCCCCGCTGCGATTGAGCGCTACGCCTTTTCTGTCAGGATACCTCAACCGGAATCCCGACGAAAATTGGAACCCCGCATGGGCCGCTGGAATGGACCTCAAATACGGGATCAATGAGAGTTTTACGCTCGATGTCAGCTTGGTTCCCGACTTTGGGCAAGTGCGCTCAGACAACCAAGTACTGAACCTTGGGCCATTCGAAGTCTTCTACGAGGAGAATCGCCCGTTTTTCACCGAGGGGACTGAACTGTTCAACAAGGGAAATGTATTCTACTCCCGGCGGGTCGGAAGTTCGTTCGGAGTACTGGAGTCTCCCGAAGAAGGCGAGGAAATCATCTCAAGACCCAATACCGCGCCGCTCATCAATGCCACCAAGCTTTCCGGCAGAACTGCGAATGGGCTGGGAATCGGCCTTTTCAATGCTGTAACCAATCGCTCCTATGCAACCGTGGAGGACTCAGCAGGGAATACGCGTCAAATTGTCGCGGACCCACTGACCAATTTCAACGTAGCGGTACTCGATCAGAACTTGCCCAACAACTCCAACGTGGCCTTGGTCAATACCAATGTCTCACGCGCCATGGGGGGCAGAAATGCCAATGTCACCCTCGGGCAATTGTCTCTCTTCGACAAAACCAATACATGGAATATTTTTGCACGGACAGCCGTCAGCCAGATTTATGAGCGCAATGACGAGGACGAAGTGGAATTGGATCTAGGGTATGCCTACCGGGTATCCCTTGCCAAAGTCAGCGGGAGATTTCAATTTGGCGTTTCCCGAAATGTGGAGACCGACAACTACAACCCCAACGATCTCGGATTTCTCAATGCCCCCAATGAAATCACCCATGCGGCAAATGTCTCCTTCCAAGAGAATTCCCCCTTCTGGAAGCTCAACAATTTCCGGGTAAACATCACAGCGGAAAACACGCAGACGTTCCTTCCGAGGGAGTTTGACAATTTTTCTGTCCGATTGAACATCAATGCCCAGACCAAGGGATTCTGGAATTTTGGCGGGGGAATCAATGCCCGTCCCAAGACCAACGTCAATCATTTTGAACCCCGGACTGATGGGTATGTATTCAACCAACCCCGAAACATGGCGGTTTTCGGATGGTTTGGCACCGATACCCGGAAGCCCTTCCAAATCAATATCAATGGAGGCTACTGGTCGCGCCCTTCTTGGAATCAGCATGACTACTGGATGGGATTCTGGCCTCGCTGGCGGATCAACAACCGTCTCACCATTGCACACGGGCTCGATATCAACCGTCGTGTGCGTGAGATTGGGTTTGTCGATAAAACCACCCACGAAAGCGGAGAACTCGACGAGGTCATCATGGGCCGTAGAAACCTTCGAAATATGCTCAATCAGTTCACCGCCAGCTACACCTTCACCCCACTGCTGGGGATGAGCGTGCGAGTTCGCCACAACTGGACCCAAGTCAATTACACCGAATACTTTGGATTGGCACCGACCGGAGAACTGCTCGAAACTGGATACACCGGAATTGACGACGATGGATCGAGCGAGAACAACACCAACTTCAACGCCTTCACAGTAGACTGGGTAGCCAACTGGCAGTTTGCGCCGGGGAGCACCATGAGCCTTGTGTGGAAATACCAAGTCAATCACGAGGAGGATTATGGGAACTACAATTATTGGGACAACATCCAGCGAATCGATCAATGGCCAAGTCAGAATAGCATCAGCCTACGGGTGCTGTACTTCCTCGACTACCTTGACCTGAAAAGATGGGTTTCCCCCAAGGCCTAA
- a CDS encoding glycoside hydrolase family 2 TIM barrel-domain containing protein, with protein MRKTILLALTAWLLHPVWAQLPTGYPETPRQKTILGMGWEYTLDKGSNGSFWAMPPADAAWESVSVPHSLELSGEDKNGNEDDEYQLTFHRWVGWYKRSLDIQASEGQQVFLEFEGAHQVTTLWVNGRKVGTHNVGGYTPFHFDITDFVELGGTNEILLSVDNRRYTQIPPEGDRYDYIKWSGLYRDVYQVVTDPVHITFNWEGKDKGIFITTPTVSRADATIHVEAHVQNDAPEPQQVQVINRIIDDRGLVVLKLESEVEIAAGDGYLFSQTGGIDEQVRLWSPDDPYLYRVNTQVLVDGRVVDCVENRMGIRKVEFVDGKGMLLNGEPIELIGTNRHQAMWFIGDAVPNSMHWKDAYQMKEVGFNSVRLAHYPHDDAFIEACDELGIIVYEEPPTWIGIGDPTWFDNLEVATRRMIRNHRNHPSVVFWAAGINHRGPVERLHYTCKDEDPSRPTASNGAPWTAGRGSGVTDIYTPMDYQNTPIMPNEFTYLCEHGGSPDALRNQYEVSKSREIANMIGVAHWTGHDYMTFKSKMSRNNNRLWSNFRIPNTAYYWYKSELLDEPSVHIADPFASRNGKVIVFSNCDRVELYQDDQLVASQLPDRNDEMLYLDHPSFTFRHDWTAGKLEAKGYLNGQLTVEHTRWWAGEPQRLELVIETDDRPFYANGTDFKLAQAYILDSNGEVVMDATNEVKFTVSGEGEIIGDASIGANPAVPYKGVGTGYVRSTGRAGKIKVVASAKGLKSATAFITTVPYETNRTLAEAMPIYELKKEWVDLSSAGESVGTIGDGAFEFGVESQSEKSEFLQFGWNAMIGEDGQPATYSSQVFEGAKVTVEGPAIDWYANWGMVSNDPYLAIDGCRVAYGQEMKMTITGLPVGKYRLTTYHHNREEIRRAPESLQIEVSDASGTHIAEEGLAVSSGIKLYRKGPAHIGYYITSDGSDIEVVFSSNSERVGVPLNGFIIEEALETQGTVQ; from the coding sequence AGTCGGTGTCTGTGCCACATTCCCTAGAGCTTTCCGGAGAGGACAAAAACGGCAATGAGGACGACGAGTACCAATTGACTTTCCACCGTTGGGTGGGCTGGTACAAGCGATCTCTCGATATACAGGCTTCCGAAGGCCAGCAGGTCTTTTTGGAGTTTGAAGGTGCTCACCAAGTCACCACACTTTGGGTCAATGGCCGAAAGGTAGGGACACACAATGTGGGAGGATATACTCCATTTCATTTCGACATCACGGATTTTGTCGAGCTCGGAGGAACGAATGAGATTCTTTTGAGTGTCGACAACCGCAGATATACACAGATTCCTCCCGAGGGGGATCGCTATGACTACATCAAATGGAGTGGGCTATACCGGGATGTATACCAAGTGGTAACCGATCCTGTGCATATCACTTTCAATTGGGAAGGCAAGGACAAGGGGATCTTTATCACCACGCCAACTGTGAGTCGCGCTGATGCCACCATTCACGTGGAGGCTCATGTGCAAAATGATGCTCCCGAACCCCAACAAGTGCAGGTGATCAACCGCATCATCGATGATCGCGGATTGGTCGTCCTCAAGCTGGAGAGTGAAGTCGAAATTGCCGCGGGCGATGGGTACTTATTCAGCCAAACAGGAGGAATTGATGAGCAGGTGAGACTCTGGAGCCCAGACGATCCCTATCTCTATCGCGTCAATACGCAGGTGCTTGTCGATGGAAGAGTAGTGGATTGTGTGGAAAATCGCATGGGAATCCGCAAGGTGGAATTTGTAGACGGGAAAGGAATGCTCCTCAATGGAGAGCCGATCGAATTGATCGGGACCAATCGCCATCAAGCCATGTGGTTCATCGGGGATGCAGTACCGAACTCCATGCATTGGAAGGATGCTTACCAGATGAAGGAGGTGGGATTCAACTCAGTCCGACTGGCTCACTATCCGCATGACGATGCCTTCATCGAGGCATGTGACGAGCTGGGAATCATCGTGTATGAGGAGCCGCCGACGTGGATCGGAATCGGTGATCCAACCTGGTTTGACAATCTTGAAGTGGCCACTCGTCGCATGATCCGAAATCACCGCAACCATCCTTCAGTGGTATTTTGGGCGGCGGGTATCAATCACCGCGGGCCTGTCGAACGATTGCATTACACGTGCAAAGACGAGGACCCGTCTAGACCTACCGCCTCCAATGGTGCGCCTTGGACTGCTGGTAGAGGTTCTGGGGTGACGGATATCTACACGCCGATGGACTACCAGAATACCCCGATCATGCCCAATGAATTTACCTATCTGTGTGAGCATGGCGGCAGTCCCGATGCATTGCGCAACCAGTACGAAGTCTCCAAGTCTCGCGAGATTGCCAATATGATTGGGGTTGCCCACTGGACTGGACATGACTACATGACCTTCAAGAGCAAGATGTCCCGCAACAACAACCGCCTCTGGTCCAATTTCCGGATTCCGAATACCGCTTACTATTGGTATAAATCGGAATTGTTGGACGAGCCGAGTGTACATATCGCAGATCCATTCGCCTCCAGAAACGGCAAGGTGATTGTTTTCAGCAACTGTGATCGGGTGGAGTTGTACCAAGATGATCAATTGGTAGCTAGCCAACTTCCCGATCGAAATGATGAAATGCTATATCTGGACCATCCTTCCTTCACTTTCCGCCATGATTGGACCGCTGGGAAATTGGAAGCCAAGGGCTATCTCAATGGCCAGTTGACCGTGGAGCACACGAGATGGTGGGCAGGTGAGCCTCAGCGTTTGGAGTTGGTGATCGAGACGGATGATCGACCTTTCTATGCGAATGGAACAGATTTCAAATTGGCTCAGGCGTATATTCTGGATAGCAATGGGGAAGTCGTGATGGACGCCACCAATGAGGTTAAGTTCACCGTGTCCGGTGAAGGAGAGATCATCGGAGATGCTTCTATCGGTGCCAATCCTGCTGTGCCATACAAAGGCGTAGGTACAGGCTATGTACGTTCGACCGGCCGTGCTGGAAAAATCAAGGTGGTCGCCTCTGCGAAAGGATTGAAATCCGCCACTGCATTCATCACGACAGTTCCTTATGAAACGAACAGGACCTTGGCCGAAGCGATGCCGATCTACGAATTGAAAAAAGAATGGGTGGATCTGTCTTCAGCCGGAGAGAGCGTAGGTACGATCGGAGATGGAGCCTTTGAATTTGGCGTGGAGAGCCAGAGCGAAAAAAGCGAATTCCTGCAGTTTGGTTGGAATGCCATGATCGGAGAAGATGGTCAGCCAGCGACTTATTCCTCTCAGGTCTTTGAAGGCGCAAAGGTCACCGTCGAAGGCCCAGCCATCGATTGGTACGCCAACTGGGGCATGGTGAGCAACGATCCATATCTCGCGATAGATGGTTGCCGGGTGGCCTACGGTCAGGAAATGAAGATGACGATCACCGGCCTTCCCGTCGGAAAATATCGTCTGACGACCTACCATCACAACCGCGAGGAGATTCGTCGCGCTCCGGAATCCCTCCAAATCGAGGTCTCGGATGCGAGCGGGACACATATCGCCGAGGAAGGGCTGGCTGTATCTAGCGGAATCAAGCTCTATCGCAAGGGCCCTGCGCACATCGGATATTACATCACAAGCGATGGAAGCGATATTGAAGTGGTCTTCTCCAGCAACTCTGAGCGGGTAGGCGTTCCGTTGAATGGATTCATAATCGAAGAAGCCTTGGAAACCCAAGGGACGGTCCAATAA